The Candidatus Culexarchaeum yellowstonense genome includes a window with the following:
- a CDS encoding HesA/MoeB/ThiF family protein, translating into MMREYYSRQIALRELGEEGQEKLMKSKVAVVGVGGLGSIASTYLTLAGVGYIRIIDHDIVEIHNLHRQVLYDPSEVGYPKVEVAARKLEKMNPQVKVEPIPEHLNTSNAEKLLSDVNVIVDGLDNMSTRYIVNRVSIKHKIPYIFAGAIGMEGNITVINPPETPCLECIFPKVDDNLLPTCETRGVIGATPGIIGAIEAMEAIKIIAGINGTLKGKLLVCDFKTMEFHKIEVRRRENCPACAGGGRMDIPPPKTTWICGRGVINVNPTKPIKIDLKKLKEEISKKNKVKIVTGIMIAIEYEGKDVSIFQNGRMIISGVKSEDEAINIYNKILNEIIETQT; encoded by the coding sequence ATGATGAGAGAATACTATTCCAGGCAGATAGCATTAAGGGAGCTTGGAGAAGAAGGGCAAGAGAAACTGATGAAATCAAAAGTGGCAGTGGTGGGAGTTGGAGGACTTGGAAGCATAGCCTCAACATACCTAACACTGGCCGGAGTAGGATACATAAGGATAATAGATCACGACATAGTGGAAATACACAACCTACATAGACAAGTACTATACGATCCAAGTGAAGTAGGCTACCCAAAAGTGGAAGTGGCTGCTAGAAAGCTGGAGAAGATGAACCCACAGGTAAAGGTGGAACCAATACCAGAACACCTCAACACATCCAACGCAGAAAAATTACTAAGCGATGTAAACGTGATCGTCGACGGACTAGACAACATGAGCACAAGATACATAGTGAACAGGGTAAGCATAAAGCATAAGATACCATACATATTTGCAGGAGCCATAGGAATGGAGGGAAACATAACAGTAATAAACCCGCCAGAAACACCATGCCTAGAATGCATATTCCCAAAAGTAGACGACAACCTACTACCCACATGTGAAACAAGGGGGGTTATAGGGGCAACACCGGGAATAATAGGGGCTATTGAAGCCATGGAAGCAATAAAAATCATAGCTGGAATAAATGGAACATTAAAGGGGAAACTACTGGTATGCGACTTCAAAACCATGGAATTCCACAAAATAGAAGTAAGGAGAAGGGAGAACTGCCCAGCATGCGCAGGAGGCGGGAGAATGGATATACCACCACCAAAAACCACATGGATATGTGGAAGAGGAGTTATAAACGTAAACCCAACAAAACCAATAAAAATAGACTTAAAGAAGTTGAAGGAGGAAATTTCAAAGAAAAATAAAGTGAAGATAGTGACTGGAATAATGATAGCAATAGAATACGAGGGGAAAGATGTAAGCATATTCCAAAATGGGAGGATGATAATAAGTGGAGTGAAGAGCGAAGATGAAGCCATAAACATATACAACAAAATACTAAATGAAATCATTGAAACACAAACCTAA
- a CDS encoding S9 family peptidase — MRSLKIEDYNRFTSVCDPQISPDGKRIAFVTIKPDPQENNYKSRIWVINIDNGEVELTTNGPTDTWPRWSQDGKKLLFISRRTIREGEPGNELWIQQINGGEPRLLMKSRNGIIQPSWNPDNKHILYRSTVMRGELDQEARLIDKIPIWFDGIGFTHHINTHLFQVDIYSNEVEQLTSGDIDVVEAKYSNDGKRVAYAATTNYMEPRKQYLHIINLETRETIKLKHTGMGIGPLTWCPCGKRIIFRGNDYRRGYPTHECIWQINIETEELQNLTGKTGYQTNHSIYYDLRGPYQAPQPPIIENGELYFTQTRGGRHNIYKMNMKTMEVEDVVTGDFIIENFQVKDNKIVYTKVTEKMPAEIYVWENGLERKLTSFNDEILREVKVQGHERFQFKASDGANIEGWIMKPTEYREGEKYPTIIFIHGGPKSTFGYAFMFEHQICAANGYVVIYANIRGSGGYSEEFADIRGKYGERDYQDIMEMIEYVTRKYNYIDEERMGVTGISYGGYMTNWIITQTNKFKAAVSLNGISCWLAEFGNTDIGFHFVPDQIGGDWWNNKEEWINKSPITHANKVQTPILIIHSMEDYRCYLDQALLFYTALKYLGKEAKLLLFTSGNHVFSRSGKPNHRTKRLKHMLEWFNQHLKQKT, encoded by the coding sequence ATGAGAAGCCTAAAAATAGAAGACTACAATAGGTTTACATCAGTATGCGATCCACAAATATCGCCAGACGGCAAAAGAATAGCCTTCGTAACAATAAAACCAGACCCACAAGAAAACAATTACAAATCTAGGATATGGGTTATCAACATAGATAATGGAGAAGTGGAGCTAACCACAAATGGACCCACAGACACATGGCCAAGATGGAGCCAAGACGGCAAAAAACTACTATTCATATCAAGAAGAACCATAAGGGAAGGGGAACCTGGAAACGAACTATGGATACAACAAATAAATGGTGGGGAACCAAGACTATTAATGAAGAGTAGGAATGGAATAATACAGCCATCATGGAATCCAGACAACAAACACATACTATATAGATCAACAGTGATGAGGGGGGAATTGGATCAAGAAGCAAGACTAATAGACAAAATACCCATATGGTTTGATGGAATAGGATTCACACACCATATAAACACACATCTATTCCAAGTAGACATATACTCAAATGAAGTGGAACAATTAACTTCAGGAGACATAGACGTAGTGGAAGCAAAATACTCCAATGATGGAAAGAGAGTAGCATATGCAGCAACTACAAACTACATGGAACCAAGAAAACAATACCTACACATAATAAACCTCGAAACAAGGGAAACCATAAAATTAAAGCATACGGGGATGGGCATAGGACCACTAACATGGTGCCCATGTGGTAAAAGGATAATATTCAGAGGAAACGACTATAGGAGAGGGTACCCAACACATGAATGCATATGGCAAATAAACATAGAAACAGAAGAACTACAAAACCTAACCGGGAAAACTGGATACCAAACAAATCACAGCATATACTACGATCTAAGAGGACCATACCAAGCACCACAACCACCAATAATAGAAAATGGTGAACTATACTTCACACAAACAAGAGGGGGGAGACACAACATATACAAAATGAACATGAAAACAATGGAAGTGGAAGACGTAGTTACAGGAGACTTCATAATAGAAAACTTCCAAGTAAAAGATAACAAGATAGTATACACAAAGGTAACTGAAAAGATGCCAGCAGAAATCTATGTATGGGAGAACGGCTTAGAAAGAAAGCTAACAAGCTTCAACGATGAAATATTGAGGGAAGTGAAAGTGCAGGGACATGAGAGATTCCAATTCAAAGCATCAGACGGAGCCAACATAGAAGGATGGATAATGAAACCAACAGAATACAGGGAAGGGGAAAAGTATCCAACAATAATATTCATACATGGAGGACCAAAAAGCACCTTCGGATACGCATTCATGTTCGAACACCAAATATGCGCAGCCAATGGATACGTGGTGATATATGCAAACATTAGGGGTAGTGGTGGATATAGTGAAGAATTCGCAGATATAAGGGGGAAGTATGGTGAAAGAGATTATCAAGACATAATGGAAATGATCGAATACGTAACAAGAAAGTATAACTACATAGATGAAGAGAGAATGGGAGTAACGGGGATAAGCTATGGAGGATACATGACAAACTGGATAATAACACAAACCAACAAATTCAAAGCAGCAGTATCACTAAATGGAATAAGCTGCTGGCTAGCTGAATTCGGAAACACAGACATAGGATTCCACTTCGTACCAGACCAAATAGGTGGAGACTGGTGGAACAATAAGGAAGAATGGATAAACAAATCACCAATAACACACGCCAACAAAGTTCAAACACCAATACTAATAATACACAGCATGGAAGATTACAGATGCTACCTAGACCAAGCACTACTATTCTACACAGCACTAAAATACCTCGGAAAAGAAGCAAAACTACTACTATTCACAAGTGGAAACCACGTATTCAGCAGATCAGGAAAACCAAACCATAGAACTAAAAGGTTAAAACACATGCTAGAATGGTTCAACCAACACCTAAAACAGAAAACATAA
- a CDS encoding OsmC family protein, producing MVEVKVELHKGVGLIATTETGFTVVMGGSMETVGAEKRYGPSAMELVLVALGGCLSSVMLRILNSRKINVESLEVKVHGETMKETPQRYKNIEVEVNAKGAPKEEIQRAAELAEKYCPVLWTLKENVEVHLKVQ from the coding sequence ATGGTTGAAGTGAAAGTGGAGTTACATAAAGGGGTAGGCCTAATAGCCACCACAGAAACAGGATTCACAGTGGTAATGGGAGGATCAATGGAAACGGTTGGAGCAGAAAAGAGGTACGGACCCTCAGCAATGGAACTAGTACTAGTAGCGCTGGGAGGATGCCTATCATCAGTAATGCTAAGAATACTAAATAGCAGAAAGATAAATGTGGAAAGCTTAGAAGTAAAGGTTCATGGAGAAACCATGAAAGAAACACCACAAAGATACAAGAACATAGAAGTGGAAGTAAATGCAAAGGGGGCTCCAAAGGAGGAAATACAAAGAGCAGCAGAACTAGCAGAAAAATACTGCCCAGTACTATGGACATTAAAAGAGAATGTAGAAGTACATTTGAAAGTTCAGTAA